In Primulina huaijiensis isolate GDHJ02 chromosome 4, ASM1229523v2, whole genome shotgun sequence, a genomic segment contains:
- the LOC140975309 gene encoding SUPPRESSOR OF GAMMA RESPONSE 1-like isoform X1 yields MAGPSWLVDPNRIATKIRSASGRCDPLKVSWSSNPTKSCPNCQFTINNSDVAHEWPGLPSGVKFDPSDQEIMLHLLAKVGVDNIKPHPFIDEFVPTVEEDNGICYTHPQNLPGVKQDGRVSHFFHRAIKAYNTGTRKRRKIHGDDLGDVRWHKTGRTKPVFLDGIQNGCKKIMVLYITPVRGGKAEKTNWVMHQYHLGTGEDEREGEYVISKVFYQQQQGKQSEKIEEDISEGNDAMITKVDPVTPKSVTPEPPCTERRLSSYEPEQDSTLPVAQLYRVHMLEEMKTSELSRDQIHNNMEIPTDELGNEDDEEVAEDKWWENESQFLLSSQQLVEGLSLCDELLQSQSPNRDENADAQAPSDKPRLSDYARLGPEHLKRDLEACIALVTDPANIELDTPPDFRLSQVLVPAPANIELDTPPDFRWSQSLVPDPANIELDTPPDFRLSQLEFESQDSYIEWGGSLRGGRTIE; encoded by the exons ATGGCTGG GCCATCATGGTTGGTTGACCCCAACAGAATTGCCACTAAAATTAGGAGTGCATCTGGTAGGTGTGATCCACTAAAAGTCAGCTGGAGTAGCAACCCAACAAAATCTTGCCCAAATTGCCAATTTACGATCAACAATAGCGAC GTTGCTCATGAGTGGCCAGGATTACCAAGTGGTGTCAAATTTGATCCATCTGATCAAGAAATAATGTTGCACTTACTCGCTAAAGTTGGTGTTGATAATATAAAACCTCATCCTTTTATTGATGAATTTGTTCCTACTGTTGAAGAAGATAACGGCATTTGTTATACTCATCCTCAAAATTTACCTG gtgtaaaacaAGATGGAAGGGTATCACACTTTTTTCACCGAGCGATCAAAGCTTACAATACTGGAACACGAAAGCGTCGAAAAATACATGGCGATGATCTAGGAGATGTTCGTTGGCATAAGACTGGCCGTACAAAACCTGTTTTCCTTGATGGCATACAAAATGGATGCAAGAAGATTATGGTTCTGTATATAACCCCAGTTCGAGGTGGAAAGGCAGAGAAGACTAATTGGGTGATGCATCAGTATCACCTTGGGACAGGTGAAGATGAAAGAGAGGGGGAATATGTTATCTCAAAAGTGTTTTACCAGCAGCAGCAAGGCAAGCAGAGCGAGAAAATCGAAGAAGATATTTCCGAAGGTAATGATGCGATGATTACTAAAGTGGATCCCGTTACACCGAAGTCGGTGACTCCTGAACCTCCTTGTACTGAAAGAAGACTCTCTAGTTATGAGCCAGAACAGGATTCTACCCTTCCTGTAGCACAG CTATATCGGGTTCATATGTTAGAAGAGATGAAAACTTCTGAGCTTTCCCGTGATCAAATTCACAATAATATGGAAATTCCAACTGATGAACTAGGGAACGAGGATGATGAGGAAGTTGCTGAAGACAAATGGTGGGAAAATGAGTCGCAGTTTTTGCTTAGTTCTCAGCAATTGGTGGAAGGGCTATCTTTGTGCGACGAACTTCTTCAAAGCCAATCCCCCAATAGGGATGAAAATGCAGATGCCCAAGCACCGAGTGACAAGCCCCGTCTTTCTGATTATGCTCGTCTAGGGCCTGAGCATTTGAAAAGGGATCTAGAGGCGTGCATAGCTTTGGTTACCGATCCTGCTAACATAGAGCTTGATACGCCTCCTGATTTCAGGTTGAGCCAAGTTTTGGTTCCTGCTCCTGCTAACATAGAGCTTGATACGCCTCCTGATTTCAGGTGGAGCCAATCTTTGGTTCCTGATCCTGCTAACATAGAGCTTGATACACCTCCTGATTTCCGGTTGAGCCAACTT GAGTTCGAATCACAGGACAGTTACATTGAGTGGGGCGGAAGCCTAAGAGGAGGTAGGACAATCGAATAG
- the LOC140975309 gene encoding SUPPRESSOR OF GAMMA RESPONSE 1-like isoform X3, with protein sequence MLHLLAKVGVDNIKPHPFIDEFVPTVEEDNGICYTHPQNLPGVKQDGRVSHFFHRAIKAYNTGTRKRRKIHGDDLGDVRWHKTGRTKPVFLDGIQNGCKKIMVLYITPVRGGKAEKTNWVMHQYHLGTGEDEREGEYVISKVFYQQQQGKQSEKIEEDISEGNDAMITKVDPVTPKSVTPEPPCTERRLSSYEPEQDSTLPVAQLYRVHMLEEMKTSELSRDQIHNNMEIPTDELGNEDDEEVAEDKWWENESQFLLSSQQLVEGLSLCDELLQSQSPNRDENADAQAPSDKPRLSDYARLGPEHLKRDLEACIALVTDPANIELDTPPDFRLSQVLVPAPANIELDTPPDFRWSQSLVPDPANIELDTPPDFRLSQLEFESQDSYIEWGGSLRGGRTIE encoded by the exons ATGTTGCACTTACTCGCTAAAGTTGGTGTTGATAATATAAAACCTCATCCTTTTATTGATGAATTTGTTCCTACTGTTGAAGAAGATAACGGCATTTGTTATACTCATCCTCAAAATTTACCTG gtgtaaaacaAGATGGAAGGGTATCACACTTTTTTCACCGAGCGATCAAAGCTTACAATACTGGAACACGAAAGCGTCGAAAAATACATGGCGATGATCTAGGAGATGTTCGTTGGCATAAGACTGGCCGTACAAAACCTGTTTTCCTTGATGGCATACAAAATGGATGCAAGAAGATTATGGTTCTGTATATAACCCCAGTTCGAGGTGGAAAGGCAGAGAAGACTAATTGGGTGATGCATCAGTATCACCTTGGGACAGGTGAAGATGAAAGAGAGGGGGAATATGTTATCTCAAAAGTGTTTTACCAGCAGCAGCAAGGCAAGCAGAGCGAGAAAATCGAAGAAGATATTTCCGAAGGTAATGATGCGATGATTACTAAAGTGGATCCCGTTACACCGAAGTCGGTGACTCCTGAACCTCCTTGTACTGAAAGAAGACTCTCTAGTTATGAGCCAGAACAGGATTCTACCCTTCCTGTAGCACAG CTATATCGGGTTCATATGTTAGAAGAGATGAAAACTTCTGAGCTTTCCCGTGATCAAATTCACAATAATATGGAAATTCCAACTGATGAACTAGGGAACGAGGATGATGAGGAAGTTGCTGAAGACAAATGGTGGGAAAATGAGTCGCAGTTTTTGCTTAGTTCTCAGCAATTGGTGGAAGGGCTATCTTTGTGCGACGAACTTCTTCAAAGCCAATCCCCCAATAGGGATGAAAATGCAGATGCCCAAGCACCGAGTGACAAGCCCCGTCTTTCTGATTATGCTCGTCTAGGGCCTGAGCATTTGAAAAGGGATCTAGAGGCGTGCATAGCTTTGGTTACCGATCCTGCTAACATAGAGCTTGATACGCCTCCTGATTTCAGGTTGAGCCAAGTTTTGGTTCCTGCTCCTGCTAACATAGAGCTTGATACGCCTCCTGATTTCAGGTGGAGCCAATCTTTGGTTCCTGATCCTGCTAACATAGAGCTTGATACACCTCCTGATTTCCGGTTGAGCCAACTT GAGTTCGAATCACAGGACAGTTACATTGAGTGGGGCGGAAGCCTAAGAGGAGGTAGGACAATCGAATAG
- the LOC140975309 gene encoding SUPPRESSOR OF GAMMA RESPONSE 1-like isoform X2, with product MAGPSWLVDPNRIATKIRSASGRCDPLKVSWSSNPTKSCPNCQFTINNSDVAHEWPGLPSGVKFDPSDQEIMLHLLAKVGVDNIKPHPFIDEFVPTVEEDNGICYTHPQNLPGVKQDGRVSHFFHRAIKAYNTGTRKRRKIHGDDLGDVRWHKTGRTKPVFLDGIQNGCKKIMVLYITPVRGGKAEKTNWVMHQYHLGTGEDEREGEYVISKVFYQQQQGKQSEKIEEDISEGNDAMITKVDPVTPKSVTPEPPCTERRLSSYEPEQDSTLPVAQLYRVHMLEEMKTSELSRDQIHNNMEIPTDELGNEDDEEVAEDKWWENESQFLLSSQQLVEGLSLCDELLQSQSPNRDENADAQAPSDKPRLSDYARLGPEHLKRDLEACIALVTDPANIELDTPPDFRLSQVLVPAPANIELDTPPDFRWSQSLVPDPANIELDTPPDFRSSNHRTVTLSGAEA from the exons ATGGCTGG GCCATCATGGTTGGTTGACCCCAACAGAATTGCCACTAAAATTAGGAGTGCATCTGGTAGGTGTGATCCACTAAAAGTCAGCTGGAGTAGCAACCCAACAAAATCTTGCCCAAATTGCCAATTTACGATCAACAATAGCGAC GTTGCTCATGAGTGGCCAGGATTACCAAGTGGTGTCAAATTTGATCCATCTGATCAAGAAATAATGTTGCACTTACTCGCTAAAGTTGGTGTTGATAATATAAAACCTCATCCTTTTATTGATGAATTTGTTCCTACTGTTGAAGAAGATAACGGCATTTGTTATACTCATCCTCAAAATTTACCTG gtgtaaaacaAGATGGAAGGGTATCACACTTTTTTCACCGAGCGATCAAAGCTTACAATACTGGAACACGAAAGCGTCGAAAAATACATGGCGATGATCTAGGAGATGTTCGTTGGCATAAGACTGGCCGTACAAAACCTGTTTTCCTTGATGGCATACAAAATGGATGCAAGAAGATTATGGTTCTGTATATAACCCCAGTTCGAGGTGGAAAGGCAGAGAAGACTAATTGGGTGATGCATCAGTATCACCTTGGGACAGGTGAAGATGAAAGAGAGGGGGAATATGTTATCTCAAAAGTGTTTTACCAGCAGCAGCAAGGCAAGCAGAGCGAGAAAATCGAAGAAGATATTTCCGAAGGTAATGATGCGATGATTACTAAAGTGGATCCCGTTACACCGAAGTCGGTGACTCCTGAACCTCCTTGTACTGAAAGAAGACTCTCTAGTTATGAGCCAGAACAGGATTCTACCCTTCCTGTAGCACAG CTATATCGGGTTCATATGTTAGAAGAGATGAAAACTTCTGAGCTTTCCCGTGATCAAATTCACAATAATATGGAAATTCCAACTGATGAACTAGGGAACGAGGATGATGAGGAAGTTGCTGAAGACAAATGGTGGGAAAATGAGTCGCAGTTTTTGCTTAGTTCTCAGCAATTGGTGGAAGGGCTATCTTTGTGCGACGAACTTCTTCAAAGCCAATCCCCCAATAGGGATGAAAATGCAGATGCCCAAGCACCGAGTGACAAGCCCCGTCTTTCTGATTATGCTCGTCTAGGGCCTGAGCATTTGAAAAGGGATCTAGAGGCGTGCATAGCTTTGGTTACCGATCCTGCTAACATAGAGCTTGATACGCCTCCTGATTTCAGGTTGAGCCAAGTTTTGGTTCCTGCTCCTGCTAACATAGAGCTTGATACGCCTCCTGATTTCAGGTGGAGCCAATCTTTGGTTCCTGATCCTGCTAACATAGAGCTTGATACACCTCCTGATTTCCG GAGTTCGAATCACAGGACAGTTACATTGAGTGGGGCGGAAGCCTAA